The genome window GAATATCCATGGTAATTATTAGAAAAAACACTAACTTCATTCATTGTACTCCGGTTGATCCAGATCAGGATCTCATTCACATCGATTGTGCCAGCCATATTTACCCTGATGGCAGTGTTGGAATCCACAATATGTGCTTTTCGGTTCGAAAACATGAGATTGTCTCACTCTGTGGTCAGAACGGGGCTGGAAAATCTACCCTAATTGAGCATCTCAACGGATTACTCCTTCCATCACAGGGAGATATCTGGGTTGAGGGTCGCTCAATAACCAGTGGTGAAAGGGGAGATCTTTGGAAAGAGGTTGGAATCGTTTTTCAGCGATCTGAAGATCAACTCTTTGCACCTACTGTTCTTGATGATGTTATGTTTGGACTCCTCAACCTTGGGATGAATCATGAGGAAGCAGAGGCGGTAGCACGTAATGCCTTATCCGCTGTGGGGGCTGAAGATATCTGTGATAAACTTCCGAATTACCTAAGCGGGGGACAGAGACGTCTTGTTGCCATCGCCGGTATTCTAGCAATGAAACCACGAGTCATCGCTATGGATGAACCGACATCTGATCTCG of Methanospirillum lacunae contains these proteins:
- a CDS encoding energy-coupling factor ABC transporter ATP-binding protein, translating into MVIIRKNTNFIHCTPVDPDQDLIHIDCASHIYPDGSVGIHNMCFSVRKHEIVSLCGQNGAGKSTLIEHLNGLLLPSQGDIWVEGRSITSGERGDLWKEVGIVFQRSEDQLFAPTVLDDVMFGLLNLGMNHEEAEAVARNALSAVGAEDICDKLPNYLSGGQRRLVAIAGILAMKPRVIAMDEPTSDLDPIHGALIERLIRDLRDRFDISVVIATHDMDLAARLSDRVCLVKNGLIFAEGCPKEIFYDTGLIEEAGLYLPDVVMTYLEFCKKRGIYPKDHPINRDDLVNLLVSGLS